The following is a genomic window from Pseudomonadota bacterium.
ATATTAATCGCACTATATTAGCTTATAACATTAGACTCAGAACAAGCTGAACCTGTGTCACCAAGCATAGCGTCTACGATTGTTTCTGCACCGAAAATCGCTGCAATACCAATACCAAGTGCTAGTGCAACACCCCATGTTATCTTACCAAGGAATAACGAGAAACCCAAGAAGATAATACCGAATGCAGCCACACCACGTGCAACAGGACCTTGTAACTCGTCGATAATGTTACAAACAACTGCTCCCATTCCCTCTGCATCAGCTGCCATTGCTTCATTTGGTGCTAAAGCAACAAGTGCCAATAGCATAAACGTAAATGTAGTACCGAAAGTACCACTGTCAAGATTAAACCTAGCTTTACAGTAGCTGGTAATCTCTTTAGTTTTAGTTATAAAATTCATAAAGAACCTCCAATTAATAATAAAAAAATTTCAACAGTTCGAATAAAAATTAACTCGATTTAAATTAATAAATTAAAGAAAATCTCTACCCTTATCTATTAATGTAGCACCGTATGATTAAAGTTTTATTACAAAAAGAATATTTCTTATAATATTTTGTTTTTTTTCATGACTTTTAGTTAAAAATATAAAAATCTTGCAGTGTTCCCAGATATTTACCACGCTCATCATCAGAAAAAACATCAACATTCTCAGGGCTGTCCGATGATATCAAGACATTTTTATCAGTAGGTAGAAAGTACACATCCCCTGATGCAAGATACTCATTTTCAACTAAATTATCCGAATAATTCAACTTTATGCCCAAATCACTTTTTGCCATTAACATAATTTTGTTGTGAACTTCTTTTTTAAAAGCAAAACCTGCATATTGGTGTTTATGCATGCCATGCAGCTCTATTCCCACCCCCTCAACAAATGAAAGGTCATCAGACTGAGGAGCCTTATAAAATATAAAGAATATCAATAAAAGTAAGACACAAAACAAATAAACAGGTTTATTCGAAGATATCATTCTGTCCTCAACATTTATAAAGAACGAAGAGTCATGGGATACACCTTTATTAACGGACAGCTCATTGTTTAATGACCTGAACCTGTTTGTTATCTCATTACTGTTGAGACCAAGCCATGCGGAATACGATTTTAGATACCCCAATATATATATTTCATTAGATAAAGAGGATATATCACCGCTTTCGAGTACTTCAAGATATTCAGACCTTACTTTCAGTTCCTTAGCCGCCTGCTCGATCTTAAATCCCTGACTTTCCCTAGTTTCTTTTAAGAGGCTACCTACTTCTTTCATATTTTAATTAATGATAAAATTAGTATAATTCTAAACTATACTTCCGAATATAAAAATAAGTTAGTTTAAATTTACAAAAATTGAAACCTTTTTATTTACTTACTTATCGGACCTTTATCTTTTTTGAAAAAATCTTCGGCACCCGTAGCTAAACCTGACGACCACGACTTTGATTTTATGCTCGGCTTACTAATAGAACCCGAACGATTACGCTTTGTGGACAGACCTTCAACCGTTCCATCGGAAAGATGGCGTTTATGTTCAGCCCCGTCAATATCAACATCATTCTCATTACCGTCGGAAGAACTTAGAGTAGACGCACTAGATAAGCCTGATGACTTGCGCTCAATAGAGGATACGTGAGAAGGGTTCCTGCTAACTCCGGACATCACCGTATCACGAATCCCTTCGAACTCATATTTTGAATTAGCGACACTTACCGCTGACGAATCACTTGTTAAAGGCGGAGTTGAAACATTAGAGGAGTGTTTGGACAAATCCCTTGACTTACCTGCAGATGCAATAACATACATATAATTACCTAACTCGGCAGGCAACCCGGGGATAATGCTTGTAAGGCATGACTCAACCTGTGCCAGAATAGCATACTTGAACAAGGTATCCTGATGTATAGCGTTGCTTATACCGACCGTTGCTCCTTCAAAACCGGCTTTTTCAAACTCACTTTTTATACTTTTTTCGGTATATAGCTTGTATGGCAACACTGTGCCGTCAGGTCTTTTATATAGAACGACATCGTCTTCTACAACATCATCGGGAGCACGCTTCATATCCCTTAACATTCCGAAAGCTTCCTGTTCCTTTGTAAAACGCCTTTTACTAGGAAGTGTCGCATACATAGCACCTCCTTCCCTTAACATTTCATTGAAAACGGAAAGAGCCTTCACACGCTCACTTTCCTTGGTTATATGGGAAAGAGGCCCGAATACGGAAATTACCATATCCACCGGACCTATCAGCTTCTTACTATGCTTTCTTTCATCATTCTCGTCATTATGAACAAATGTAACTTTCAAATTTCCCTTAACGGCAGAACCGGCATTATAACCGCCATATCCGAGTTCACTTATCTCTTTTTTTATTTCTTTGAACTTAACATTATCCAAACCGTCAAAACGGCTTCCTTCTTTACTGCACCGATTATAATCAGCTAACCTTTGCCTAAACTTTTCAAGCCCTCCGGAACTTATATCATACGCTATATAGTGGACATTCTTACCTTGCCTTTGTGCTTCTTGTGCAACTTTCAATACTTCACCGAAATTGCGCCCGTCTCCACTACCGTGATCCACCAAAGTGAACGTATCCCCTTCAAGCTTTGAAAGTATTCTAGAGGCCGTACGCTGTATATTTTCACTATCCTTAGGTAATACCGGACCAAAAAACCTAGGGTCATCGGGATTCCTTATATCTGCGTTATTATAGTTATGTTGCTTTTGGTACTGACCGTCAAAATACCCGTCATATATCTGTGCCTTATTCTTTCTGCCGTCAAAATTACTATCAGCTTTCATATTATTATTAAATTTTAGAGTTAGATTATCTTAAGAAATTTATACATTGGTTATTAATTGCATAATATATAATATCATAATATATAATATAATGTAAAATGCTAGGCAATATTAAATTCTTAATAGTATTAAAAAAACTTCAAATTTTTACAACTATAAAAATTAGTTCGCAAGGTAATACTACTATATAATAAAGACATCATGATCAATAGGACTATTAAAAAAACAATTTCCATATCAAGCCAATATTTGCTGTTTTCCGTAATCGCACCATTGGCACTATTGATATTATTAGTTATTATCGGTTTTCTTAATTACAAGATTATCCAGAAAGACATACAAAATAATCTGATATCGGAATCATCGATCATAGCTGATAATTTTACCGAGCCTCTTTTTTATATAGAAGGCTTTGCAAGAATAATATCTGACAGGATATCACTTTTAAATGACCCTTCCCCTGAAGAAATAGCACAAATACTGAAAAATAGTACGATTCCTTCGGCAAATAGTCATGATGTCTTCACATGGACACTCTTTGACTTCGTAGATAAAAACGGAAACGTAACGGCAAGCAGCATACACGGTGTTTTACCTAATCCTAAAACCGTTTTATATGATAAGAGAAGCTGGATGCAAAGAGCGCCTGAGGAGCCGGGAAGACTTTTCTTATCAAAACCGGATATCGGAATAACTAGCGGAGAATGGATAATTCCGGCAGGTCTTGGGGTTGAGAACTATAAAAATCAATTCTTAGGAATAGTATCAATAGGCATTAGTATAAAAAAAATTGCGACAAGACTCATAGACAAATCTACCGACTATGTAAATTTCCTTATAATTGACAGAAACGGCTATGTATTGATAGACTCAAAGGATCTGTTAAAAACAGAAAAACCGAATGACTTGGACAAGATAAATTTCGATCCTAGCTTCAACGGTATTCTAACAAGTGCTAAAATTGAACATAAATCGGACACTTATACACATTTAAGAAGAATAGCTAAATACGATTATTATATTGCCATAGGGCAAAATAAGCAGGCGGCACAGAAATTATTCAATGAGAAGGTTTTACCTCAGATACTTCAAACAGCGGCAATGGGTATATTCACCTTAATGTTACTTTTCT
Proteins encoded in this region:
- a CDS encoding TrbC/VirB2 family protein, which produces MNFITKTKEITSYCKARFNLDSGTFGTTFTFMLLALVALAPNEAMAADAEGMGAVVCNIIDELQGPVARGVAAFGIIFLGFSLFLGKITWGVALALGIGIAAIFGAETIVDAMLGDTGSACSESNVIS
- a CDS encoding ATP-binding protein, translating into MINRTIKKTISISSQYLLFSVIAPLALLILLVIIGFLNYKIIQKDIQNNLISESSIIADNFTEPLFYIEGFARIISDRISLLNDPSPEEIAQILKNSTIPSANSHDVFTWTLFDFVDKNGNVTASSIHGVLPNPKTVLYDKRSWMQRAPEEPGRLFLSKPDIGITSGEWIIPAGLGVENYKNQFLGIVSIGISIKKIATRLIDKSTDYVNFLIIDRNGYVLIDSKDLLKTEKPNDLDKINFDPSFNGILTSAKIEHKSDTYTHLRRIAKYDYYIAIGQNKQAAQKLFNEKVLPQILQTAAMGIFTLMLLFFFKYKLVSPISSLSTTAESLMKGGTNISLPRGGPMEIHILSKQLLNLRRYIKRIQRIDKKLFKAKQEAERANKAKSDFLANMSHELRTPLNAIIGYSEIIQAQMFGRVGNDKYVEYANDIHQSGIHLLNLINDVLDISKAEAGKFEIIEENVDIGEAAIESLKLIQEQAAQKKIPIITDIPEKPVLIYGDKLRIKQIIINILSNAVKFSDSGQAITFEVKEKNGVIIKVADKGIGISQTDIPKILEKFGHIKNSMVRQSEGTGLGLWLTKMLVEAHGGILKIDSKVGVGTTVTVFFPDSVVIKD
- a CDS encoding helix-turn-helix domain-containing protein — protein: MKEVGSLLKETRESQGFKIEQAAKELKVRSEYLEVLESGDISSLSNEIYILGYLKSYSAWLGLNSNEITNRFRSLNNELSVNKGVSHDSSFFINVEDRMISSNKPVYLFCVLLLLIFFIFYKAPQSDDLSFVEGVGIELHGMHKHQYAGFAFKKEVHNKIMLMAKSDLGIKLNYSDNLVENEYLASGDVYFLPTDKNVLISSDSPENVDVFSDDERGKYLGTLQDFYIFN